A stretch of DNA from Bacillota bacterium:
CGCGGATGAAGCCAGTGCTAGGTTCAATTACCAGCATCGAAACTTGGGGCTGCAGGCCATGCGCATTAGCCCATGTAAAATTAGTCGCTTCAGCGGCGAAGCGCCTAATCTCTGGATTGCGGTCAGTGCGTGCTTCGCGTTGCATACGCTGTAGAATGCCATTCTCTTGCGTAAAAATCTCTAAGGCTGCCCTTTCGGCAGCGCGCTGCAAGTCAAGATTCAGAGTGGTTTTGATAGAAAGCCCTTCAGTGTGAATGGCAGCCGAGGCTTGTGCGCGGGTGATGCCTCTCTGCTGCATGAGAATGTCTTCTACTTGGGTTATGACATGATCAACAAAGTACATGGCCAGATTAGTTTCACCTGGCTGGGTACGAGGGACCACTAAGGTGATAGGTGCGTCTATGGCTGCGTCTCTTTCGGCATCGGTAATGCGGCCATGTCTAACCATCTGCTCGAGAACGATGGCCTGTCGCCTGCGTGCTGGAGCCATATCGGCCGTGCGCGGTCGCCAGGCGTTTGGTGAGGGCAGAATGCCCACTAACATGGCGCTTTCTCCAAGGGTTAGGTCGCTCACGTTCTTGCCAAAATATTGCTGGGCCGCGGCTTGGAAACCATGCGCGGAGCCCCCGAGAAAGACTTCGTTCAGGTAGGTCTCCAGAATCTCAGTCTTTGAGTATTCACGCTCAATCCGCAGTGCCACGTAAATCTCTTGAATTTTGCGCTTGATTGTTACGCGCTGATCGCGCAGAATGCGGTTTCTCGCCACTTGTTGCGTGATAGTGCTTGCGCCTTGAAAGTCCTGCCCAGTGAGGGTGAGGTAGGCAGCGCGGACCAAATCACGAGGCGAAATGCCGAAGTGGCTGTAGAATCGAATATCCTCCATGACAATGACGCCCTCAACTAAGTGTTCGGGCATGGTGGCTAGCGGTACGGTAACGCGGTTTTGCTCCTGATGTAACTTGGCGACCGTGGCCCCCGATGAGTCAAGAACGAAGGAAGTCTCTCGCGGTAATTGATCGGCCATGGTAAACGGGGGGATATCGTGGACAAAGTAAAAAACGAGCCCCAGGCCAGCCACAAAGGCGACAAAGCCAGCTATGACAATAAAGTATAACGCGCCAAGCATTTTGCCCCTAGTCTTTCTCTGGCCCTTCTTCGGCGTACTCTTGTTCATGGTCATCGCGACCTCCTTGCTCCGATGTATAAAGCGTACAGGTAATTATATCATCCTGACCCAAAGTATCATATGGGCAAAAATTACACAACAAGGTAGGTGTTTTCGTAGTTGGCACCTGTCGAGCAGGCCGCGCATACAATAGAGTGTATTTGACGACATCGGCAAGGGGGGAATACCTGGTGCGCTACCGTGGCCTTCGTTCCGTTCGTCTATACTTAGTAGTGACCTCAGTTCTGCTGGGGCTACTCGTGCACCTTATTGACGTGCGGCTACTACCCCCACTCACCGCTATAGCTGAGATGCGTGCCAAGATGTTGGCCACACAAGCTATCAATGAGGCCATAATTACGAAAATCGCGGATGACGTTTCGTACGGCACTCTTATCTCGGTGCATCTCGACCGCGCTGGGCGGCCGGCATGGGCGCAAGTAAATACAATGGAAGTGAACCGTATTGTGGCCTCGACCACTTTGCGCGTGCAACAGTTTCTCGAGCGGTTGGAGGGGACTGTGGTTGCTATTCCCCTGGGGCAAGCTCTTGGTAGCCCCATATTGGCTAATTTTGGGCCACGCGTACAATTTACCATTATCCCGGTGGGAGCAGTGAACGTGGAGGTTGCCGACGCTTTTGAGTCTGCTGGCATCAATCAAACGAGGCACAAGATATACCTACAAGTTTACGCCACTGTTCAGGTGGTCATACCCTTCGTCAGTCAAAGTGTGAGCGTGCGCTCACAACTGCCGATAGCCGACGTCACCTACCTAGGGGAAGTGCCTCAGGCCGTGTTTAATCTGCCATTCCCACTCCACACAGGACTCGGCGTGCCGCCGTCTGGCGAGCGCCCACCACTCCCGACGAACCCCTAGTAAATTCGTGCTACTCTCTGATAAACTAGGGATATGAAATTAGAAGATATCTTTGCCGAAGGCGGTCGAATTGCCCGAACTCACCCCACCTATGAGCCTAGGCGTGGTCAAGTGACTATGGCACGAGCTGTTGATGACGCCCTATGCAGCAGTCATATCTTGGTGGCACAGGCTGGCACAGGTTTAGGCAAGACTTTTGCCTACCTCGTTCCGGCCGTGCTGTTTGCTTTGCGCGAAAACAAGCGGGTGGTTGTGTCCACGCGCACCATTGGTTTGCAAGAGCAGATATATAAGAAAGACATTCCTTTTCTACAGGCCGCTCTCGGCCCAGAGCATTCTTTTGTGGCTGTCTTGGCCAAAGGACGCAGCAACTTTCTTTGTCGGCGCAAGATGGACAACCTGCGGAGCTTCGACCGCGGCCTTTTAACAGAGAAAAGGCAGGTTGACGAGCTGCGAGAAATTCAGCGTGCTGTGTTGGATAAGAAACTTAAAGTAGGCGACCGCGAAGAATTGTCATTCCAGCCGAGTGC
This window harbors:
- the yunB gene encoding sporulation protein YunB; the protein is MRYRGLRSVRLYLVVTSVLLGLLVHLIDVRLLPPLTAIAEMRAKMLATQAINEAIITKIADDVSYGTLISVHLDRAGRPAWAQVNTMEVNRIVASTTLRVQQFLERLEGTVVAIPLGQALGSPILANFGPRVQFTIIPVGAVNVEVADAFESAGINQTRHKIYLQVYATVQVVIPFVSQSVSVRSQLPIADVTYLGEVPQAVFNLPFPLHTGLGVPPSGERPPLPTNP